The Paramormyrops kingsleyae isolate MSU_618 chromosome 12, PKINGS_0.4, whole genome shotgun sequence region ACGGTTTATACGTGAAGCTGAAGTGGTGAGCAATGGCAGCCAGGAACATCTCCACGCAGATGATGAAGTCCTACAGGGGGCCCAATATCAGCAAAACTTATCAAGGGCAAATCACAGCACGAACACAGCCGTaaatgacatttacattttacttagCAGATGTTTTTCTCAAAAGCAACGGACACTTTTTTGAGAaaaggtcagacagtccctaaagaaactaggggttaagggccttgttcaggggcccAACTGTGACCTCACTCAGCCGACCCAAATTTGAACTGGGTGACCCACACATGCCCCAGTTTGAATTGGTTCCCAGCTCATACCTGGAGTCCCGTGGCAACAGCTTCCACACTGTCCCAGTCCCAGGTATGAGAGTCTGAAATGACTCCCACCTTCACCAGAAAAGCAATAAACACGGCCTGCCTGGATGGGACCACACCCGAGAAAGGAGAACCATGTCAGCGTCAAAAAACACCGGATCTGAATGTTAGGGAAAGAAAGGTGCAGGAAAGGGCAACTAACCAAAAGGACACAAACACCACCAGCTTGACACACAAGAACTTCCCCACCGGACGAATTGGACTGAGTTCATCTCGCAGGGCCTTGTAGAACAGCACGAGGCAGTACATGGCAAACTGTGAGAAGGGAAGACGGACACAACGTCAAACGGCACTGCCGAGccctggtgcattctgggaaaggcAGAAATGGGTCACCTACTCTGAAGTAAAGTGTGTTAGCAACCAGTTACATTGATTTGCCTTGACAGAATGAAAAAGTGATGAAAACCTCTAAATGCATGTACCAGCTGGGACAAGTTGTTGACTATCACCAGGTAGGTCCAGGCATTCCTGGAGCTGAAGTTGCCCTCATCATACACACCACATAGCTGACAGatcctttgtgggggggggggggggggggagtaaaaacattaaaaagacatttattttatgcCACGAATGATGCATGTAAATATACTGAACCTTACATAAAGGTATGCCACGTCATTGTTGGGTCATTAACAGCCGACTAATTAACAATCAAAGTCAATGATGCAAGAATTAACTTTTCAAAGTCTTGAGTACAACTGGATTTAATATCATTTAACTTTGGGTGAATCTCAgtatgcgtacttgaccgtactCGTGTTCTCGTACCCCTTTTAATTAAaccatcttccattgccgaagaccagttccagtACTAAGAACggaagtacagaggacagtaaaaatccctggatgtcattcttgccccgCTCTGAACGTCAAGGACACGTcggttgcatccttgccaaatgAGACTAATCCCAGGATCCATTGCACCCTAAGTTCGTTCTTGGAAGGAACCTTAGCaggaccggtcttgccaagaccacaagtatggtcTTTGCGTTCTTCCTACTGAGATTCACACAAAATATGAGACCGAAAACttcgccccctggtggtgatATACGTACAAAGCTACGACAGTAGTGAAGGGTCTGACCACGGTGTACTGAAGAACGCCCAGCTTGCACCTGAACAGAAGAACCCTAAGAACAAGATGAGCAACAGGCACATTCAGATACCAGAACGGGGTCTTTTCTTCATGACCGCATGCTGTTCTCAACATTCATCAAGGCATGGAGGACTAACAAGTACCAGCACGGCAGGTCGCCTTCTCTAAGATACACAAACGCCATCATGAAGCTTATTATTCCGGCTCATTTTTTGCTCAAGACTCCTTAATATTTCCACATGTGCTTCAAGTTTCAGTGTGCAGTAGTAAACACAGAATTTTAAACCTAGACTGCTGCCAACGTCCCCGGAAAGTGACACATGCGATCGTTTTAAGGTCTCGCCACCATCTAACCGTATAAGCACGGCTCGCCAGCTGATGTTTACAGGAACAGCAGCTTTAGGCTAATCTCCCGGCGGCACTCACTCCCCCATCGGCCACGGCGGGCAGCAGCATAGCGGCGGTAAGTGTCTCTGCTGTTCCTGGACCTCCATCATGACCACCAGGCTGGGGTACTGATTGGCCAAGTAATTCAGCAGGAAGATCATGAAGTTGTAGATGACGTATGCTTCGTAGCATTCCCTGCACGTGTCCACGTAGATGGCGATGCTGGGGTACTTTAGGGCAATCCACTGCGAGAGAAAGGGAAGGCATCTCACCTGCAGCGCTGCACATGCACCCTTAAGCACCGCCAGCTTTACTATTTACTGTAACTccgattttattttattttttgctggtACTTACACTGTCCAAACTGTATATCGGCACCATCCATAAGATTCTGTAATGACAGAAATGCATGACAGtacaaaataaaagcaaacaaataCCTCTATGGCTACAATACGATCTAGAAATATCgctatatacatacatatgcgATATTTTGCGACGGGCACTGACAGGGCGTATTTACTCACCTGATGATAGGTTTTTGCAATTCGGGCTGTGTGTAATGAACGAGGTGCTGCAGTATGCCCCATAGCGAGATGGGAATGGTCATGAACACAAATATCCCGGCGATAAACCATGCTTTGTTGTGGGTACCAACCTAAAGGGTTAATACAATGGATCTTAAACCACCAAACAGGCTGGAGGTGATGTGCAAAAAAACCCGCAATTTAAAGGACGGCGGGCGCTCAATGGCGTTAAACACACCGGAGCGTAAAATTCAGTCCcattaaaataaacatgcatGCAATCAAACACACAAAGGCAAAGGCTGCCCGACTCACCCCGGATTCCTGCAGCTCCCACACGCAAAAGGGcagcaccaccagcagcagcagcacgtACAGGCACACCACCAGCGGCCGGATCCACCTCCTCCAGTTCCTGCAGGTGCACGGCATGCCGGCCGGGGCCCCTTCGGGACGTCCTGACTGCAACGCCGGCCTCGCAATCACACACAGCCGCCTCTTCCCTAGGCGGCCAGACGGGCAGGTAACCGAAAACAAAGCCCACCTTATTACACGGGGTGAGACATCGTTTTAAAAAGGCCCTGGCGTGATAACAGGGTTATGCTGGCAGAGGCTTAATTCCCAGCTATTCCTGTACAAGCAGACATGCTGAATCACGGAGGTACCACCCACCTCCCGAGCTCCGATTGGACGGTGACCAGTCCGATGACGCGAACGGAGACACCCTTATTGGATAGTTCTGTTGCCAATTTAAGGACATGTTTTGCAGTGTCGCGTAACCAAGAGGACGggtgtatgtgtatgattatacCTAAATTATTCACGTCTTATCTATATTTATTACAGTAAACGATGctattttatgattttttttcttttcagtgtATGACTCATTGTGCAATGCTGTATTTAAAGCATTGCCATGTTCATAGAGTCTAATTCATTGTGTATTTCAATGCAGTCTCATACTATTTTGCTACTTTCTCAATTTTAATTCGTGATGGGACAAGTTTTATTCTAGCAAATGAGTTAACTAAAAACGTGTGATCAGCAGTTACGTTAATAAGATGTTTAAAAACATGTCAGTATCACCACTAGGTGTCATTATAAATCTATTTTTCGCCTCTTTAGTACTAAATTCAAATGACAAGTTTAATGGCAATAATGTGATGTAATATAATGTAGCTGCCGATAGGCTGATAGATATTCAAGAAACAACGACGGCACCTAATGACATTCATAATAAAACAGGCAAGCAGCGCGCGCATTAAAAGTTTAGAAGATAAAATAGATTTTATAGTATCCACTACAAGCAATATAGTACATTTTCCAGTGTGTTTTGTGCGACTCGCTACTGATCAAACTTACATTCGTGGGACGGAAAAAAGCACCCACTTTTATAGCTGGTAGAGATTTGATAGCGATGAGAATCAGCGCTGCGTGTGGGAAACGCTCACACGTGTCCGGCAGAGACGCGGCCCGCTCGCCCCGCTGCTGCCCGCTTTGACTCGCAGTCATGCGGGAGGGCGGACTGCTTTCATCCACGCTGTAGGCATGACTGAGAGCATCTGTGATGTGTTGCTTCTTAATTAACTTTCCATTTCCAACACCAGACTTCTTAAGTGCGCAGCCCAAGGAAATAAAACGGTGGTACACCAATAACTTCCAATATGTTTGTTTTAACAGCGAAGTTGGAGATAACGTAAAAGTCGTGTTTTCGGAATATTGGTATGCCGGATGGTTCAATTAAGAGTTCATTAAGTTTTACATTATGAAGAAGAGGGATATACGCGTGGAGGAGAGTTTGAATAGATTCACTGGACTGAACAGGAGTCAGAAATACTCCATATAGTGCCATCCTAATATTATAAATGTTACAGCAATGTTGCTTCAAAAGTTTATATATGAAATACTCCCCTCCGCGATTCTGACGCAATGTAGGCTAATGAGTCACTGACGTTAACACGGAACAATATACATTTGAAATTCAGGTTTTAGTGTACTTTAAATAACTATATACATACGGCAATGTACACAGaaacttgtttgtttattatactttttttttttatcaaagaTACAGTTTACACACGGAATGAAACGTTGGACATTGTGTATTAAGGCAGCAATTATATGCACAGTCAGggtaaaaatattaataaaccaCTTCACTCATACAGAATACAGAAACATTACTGCGACCTGAAATGATCGAAGTTCAATATAGCTTGAGTAAAGGCAGCTCTCAGCTCAgcaaatataaaagtacaaagTGACGGAAATGGGCGAAAGCATGAGCGAGGCAGCGCCTACGATCCGGCCGGGAAACGCTGTAAAACACAGTAAAGCTGCGGAAGCGTCACGTACGGGTGAATGTTGACGTTACGGGATAAACATTGATATTAGCGAATATACATACGCGCACTGATCACATCGTCGCATAAAGCAGGTATTATTTGCAGTAATAACGCATTCCTCAATGCAATACAGCTGCGTGTAAGAACGAAGGGATGCAATCTCACTGGTGATACTTAAAGTATCTGTAaataacaagaataaaaaagtTTAAATAGTGACAacaggaaaaatatatatataatggcaTATTCAAAACGTACATCTCCTTTTACTATTCCAAATTATAATAGGCCTACATGCGCTCCTGAACTATTATACAGTAATTGATATTTTTAGTTTACAAATCCACTGATTTTGTGTTTGTGGTTTTTATGGGATAAATGTGATCTTTTAAAGGGAAGTGACGTTTAGATTGACAATCCTACACGGACGTAAAGTTCACCAAAAATTATTTTGAGTCTTCTTCATTTTTCTAGCAACTTGAGACAGTACAAATAATACAGTGGTGAAGTGTTACGTAACGGATTAACCAGTTAGTTATGTACTGCCTGGTTCAAACCTCCCGGACCTGCAGCAAAAGCAGAAGTCTCTCGGCTGGAAGGCAATTGCAAGGTAACAGGAAATATTTTCTGTATCAATTAAATGATTTTCACCTGCAGCCACTCACATGACATTTTCGGGGGGTTTTTTGGCATTCCTGGATTACACTCATGGGTGCATGAATTTCACCAAATATCAGCATTTAACATTGTATAACTAAGATAATACTGCAGCTTAACTCACTAGTATTGTGTTACACACGCTGACCCTGAACTCAGGGAGCAGTCCCCATCACACACTATGTAATAACTGAGGCTTTTTGTGCATGAACGTACCTTGcatttgcatacatttaaaaaaatgccttTTTCCCATTTTCTCACAATCATCTACTtagtgacctctgaccctggcTGATGTCCGGTGAGAAGTGCAGAGAGTTGGCATGTTTGGCGGTGCTGCTATCATGACCACAGCAACCAGGGGTACCGGTAAAGTGATTAGAAGCTTCCGGATCGAAATCCTTCGGGCCTGGCACTTAGCCACGTCCTGTGCAGGCCTCCTGGCAGGCCTCCTGTGCAGGCCTCCTGGCAGGCCTCCTGTGCAGGCCTCCTGGCAGGGTAACAGCACCCATGTCCTCCAGGGGAGTCAATCTGCCAGTGCCTTAGTGCCGAGTTTACTCGGTCCAGAGGTGTGTGAGGCATGCTGATGCTGCCGTCTTCCATGCGGCTGTGCCACACTGAAATGCAATGGAATCCTGCAGTATGATATGCGCTGACCCCATACTGCTTAAGTATGGCTGTGATGAATCCATGGCTTACTCTTTGCACACGGCACACTGACGGGAAAGACAGAGGTCCGTGATTGGCTGGTGgagaggggggcgtggcctcaGATGTCACTGTCTTTACGCAGGCTGTGGTCGGCGTGGTGGATCTCCAACATCCTATTTGCACACGGTACACTGATGGGAAAGACGGAGGTCCGAGATTGGCtggtggagggggagggggcgtggcctcaGATGTTACTGTCTTTACGCAGGCTGTGGTCGGCATGGTGGACTTCCAACATCCTATTTGCACACGGCACACTGACGGGAAAGACGGAGGTCCGTGATTggctggtggagggggggggcgtgacCTCAGATGTCACTGTCTTTACGCAGGCTGTGGTCGGCATGGTGGATCTCCGGCATCTTGTACTGCACACTGGTGCCGTTCAGGGGCATCATGCTGTTCATCAGTGAGCCtgggtggcagcagcagcagaggcaGGACTGGGGGGTGGTGAGGGAGGGGccggaaggggggagggggagggcaatgagagagggaggggcaggaagcaggagagggaggaACAGGGAGTGAGTGGGAGGGGAATGGGGGGCAAAGGAGAATATTAACATACATAGAGCGCCACAGCTGACGGCCTCAGACTGGATGACCCCCCCTCAGCAAAGCCTGAGTGGTGTGTCCTGCGGGGCCTTAGCTGGTTAACGGCAGGCTGAGAGGCTGAGATCGCTCACTCTGCACAGGGCAGGTTTCATGTAAGAAACTGACACTCATTTCCTGTTTCCCAGAACAATAATAAGTATTTCCAGACTTTGGAAAACCGTGGCTTCAAATCAGCAAGACGCTGAGTGTTAAGCTCTGAACTAAGGGCTCCCTGGCAGGGCTGCGTCACCGTAATCTCTCTGCAGATGGACATCACATGACCTTGCGGAGCGAGTGACATCAGAATCACTTTGGAAGAACTGTAATGTCACACAAGCACAGGGGAACAACCAACACTTGTAAGGAATCCAGATTCAAGCCTACCTTGAAGCAGTTCTTGAATTTCTTGCTCACAAAATACAGGATGATGGGGTTTATGCAGGAGTTGATAGTTGCCAGATTTTTACTCAAATAGTCAAGCACCAGCAGGAACCTGAAGCAAAAGTCAGTCTTGTGTTCATGCATTCTTTGGAAATTCTCACCCTGTAGTCATTGGTATGTGTGTGAGATGACAAATGTTTAAGTTGGCATTAAAGAAAACTATTCTTTTAACAGGTATGTCCTGTGATTTTCCACTTTTTATTCACTAATACCAGATTTACAGGAAGCGTCAGATGATTAATTCATCTGTCCCGTACAACAGGTATAACCGCTCACTAACCCGAAGTGCATTAAGACCCAGGGAGGATGTGGGTGAGGCTTACATGACATCAAG contains the following coding sequences:
- the LOC111833338 gene encoding transmembrane protein 184C-like yields the protein MPCTCRNWRRWIRPLVVCLYVLLLLVVLPFCVWELQESGVGTHNKAWFIAGIFVFMTIPISLWGILQHLVHYTQPELQKPIIRILWMVPIYSLDSWIALKYPSIAIYVDTCRECYEAYVIYNFMIFLLNYLANQYPSLVVMMEVQEQQRHLPPLCCCPPWPMGEVLLFRCKLGVLQYTVVRPFTTVVALICQLCGVYDEGNFSSRNAWTYLVIVNNLSQLFAMYCLVLFYKALRDELSPIRPVGKFLCVKLVVFVSFWQAVFIAFLVKVGVISDSHTWDWDSVEAVATGLQDFIICVEMFLAAIAHHFSFTYKPYIQEAEEGSCFDSFLAMWDVSDIRADISEQVRNVGRTVLGRPRKLYFGEEDQDQNEHTGLLSGGSQEPAVEAASIPSSPRGRYQGFGRTVTPHSLSAPAGLSSASWDEDTSTSGVPTDILNTNNNTVS